A genomic stretch from Methylorubrum extorquens includes:
- a CDS encoding protein of unknown function (Evidence 5 : Unknown function) → MVLVFGRIPKSNRRQRTDIKASAHATATQSDSYDISGAFSSKGAYRDEIRSKVPGLHQEKTWDARCQ, encoded by the coding sequence GTGGTGCTGGTCTTCGGACGCATACCGAAATCGAACCGACGCCAGCGTACGGATATCAAGGCGTCAGCCCACGCAACCGCAACTCAATCGGATAGTTACGATATCTCGGGGGCGTTCTCCAGTAAAGGAGCGTACCGTGACGAGATCAGAAGCAAAGTTCCTGGATTACATCAAGAAAAAACCTGGGATGCCAGATGCCAGTGA
- a CDS encoding PRC-barrel domain protein codes for MSDAHTTSAPSHPFIESSRVEGTAVYDANGKQIGIIKRLVIEKVNGNVAYAVTSFRKFIGGSSDSHTIPWNYLHYDLGLQGYRTNITEEQLHNAPEFSRRDDHLISGQEWELLAEYYAGPL; via the coding sequence ATGTCAGACGCGCATACGACGTCAGCTCCGAGCCACCCGTTCATCGAGAGCAGTCGTGTCGAAGGCACTGCTGTGTACGACGCAAACGGAAAACAAATTGGGATAATCAAGCGCCTTGTGATTGAGAAGGTAAATGGCAATGTCGCTTATGCAGTCACCTCGTTCAGAAAATTTATTGGCGGAAGTTCAGACAGTCACACAATTCCGTGGAATTATCTGCACTACGATTTGGGCCTGCAAGGCTATCGCACAAACATCACGGAGGAGCAGCTGCATAACGCGCCTGAGTTCTCAAGGCGCGATGATCATCTAATTTCCGGACAGGAGTGGGAACTGCTTGCTGAATATTATGCAGGACCCTTGTAG